A segment of the Marinomonas posidonica IVIA-Po-181 genome:
CAAAGAGCCTTGGAATTCATCATTGAACGCAATGTCGACATTGCAGAAGCCGAAGCCATTTGGGACACTATTGAAGAAGAGTATTTCATTCGCTCGAACGGGGATGAAATTGCCTGGAATACCGAAGCGATTATTCACCATCGCCCAAGTGACAAACCACTGATCGCCATCACACCGCTGGGGGGAAGAAATTTCTCAGGGGCCAGCAAGATTTTTATCTACACCCCCATCAGCCAACACTTATTCGCAGTGACAGCGGCCATTTTTGAACAACTAGGTCTGACTATCTTAGACGCTAAAATCAGCCACACCAGTGATAATTACACCTTAGACAGCTTTGTGGTAATGGACAGCAATGAAGCAGACAAGAATCTCTACTTAGATAAACAGCGCATTGATTTGATAAAAGACACCCTGATGGAACAACTGGAAAACCCTTCCTCCTACGGCAGTGTGGTACAACGTCACACACCAAGAATTTTGAAGATTTTCAACTCACCATCAACAGCTCATTTTGTCAGTCAAGCTGAAGAAGTATGGTCCGCCCTTGAGGTGACAGCCCCTGATCGCCCAGGTTTATTAGCACTGATCGGCCAATTCTTTATGAACCACAACATCATGCTACATAAAGCCAAAATTGCGACTTTAGGCGAACGAGTAGAAGACACCTTCTATATTACCGACGATCAAGGTGAGCTGATTTCTGATCCACAGCGCATGGACAAAATTTGCAACCTATTGAAAGAAAAAATTGACCGCTTTTCTCAAGCGACGGATTAAAGAAAACATGAACCCATTTATCGATTCCTTACATCCTTATCCATTTCAGAAGTTAGCTGAGTTATTAGAAGGCTTACAGCCCAACCCTGATAAGACACTGATCAAACTGACGATTGGTGAACCACAGCACCAAGCACCGCAAGTGGCTCTGGATGCACTGGCTGACAACCTCAACGGCGTGAGCAAATACCCAAGCACAAAAGGTGAACTAGCACTTCGCCAGTCCATCACCGAATGGACTAAAACACGCTTCAAGCTGAACTCTCTCAACCCTGACACACAGGTTTTGCCCGTTACAGGCACACGCGAAGCTCTGTTCGCCATCACTCAAACTCTGGTCGGAGAAAAGCCCTCCCCTCTTGTAATTAGCCCTAATCCTTTTTACCAAATATACGAGGGCGCAGCGATTCTCGCAGGAGCGAATCGTCATTTCTTGCCATGCGATGCCAACAATCAATATAAGATTGACTACCAAGCCGTAACAGATAACATCTGGCAAAATTGTGAAATATTGTTTGTCTGCTCACCAAATAACCCGAGTGGCACAGTTACTACCCTAGAGGAATACGCCTTCCTGATTGAAAAGGCCAAACAATTTAACTTTACGATTGTTGCGGACGAGTGCTATTCGGAGATTTATTTCGGTGAAGATGCGCCTCTGGGGCTATTAGAGGCCTGCCAGATCTTGGGGCACTTAGATTATCAGCATTGCTTAATTTTCCAGTCACTTTCTAAACGTTCTAACCTACCTGGCCTAAGATCAGGGTTTGTGGCAGGTGATGCCAGCCTACTGAAACCTTTCTTGCTGTATCGAACTTATCAAGGTTGTGCCATGCCAATTCACCATCAACAAGCCTCAATTGCCGCTTGGAACGATGAACGCCATGTCATGGAAAATCGTCAAATTTACACTCGTAAATTTGACGCGGTATTAGACATATTGGAACCCGTCATGCAGGTAAGCAAGCCCGAAGCTGGCTTCTATTTATGGCCACAACTCACCATGTCTGACGAAGAATTTTGTACAGCTCTATACCAAGAAGAAGCCGTTTTGGTCTTACCTGGCAGTTACCTTGGTCGTGAAGTAAACGGACACAATCCCGGCAGCCAACATGCTCGAATGGCATTGGTTGCTGAAGAATCAGAATGCACTGAAGCAGCACACAGAATAAAAGCCTTCCTCAGTCGCAGATAACCCCTTAGCTATAAAACTCAGTTGGAGATAAATACATGAGTAATTCAATTTTTGCATTCGGTCTTGGTATTGGCACTCAAAACAAAGAAGGCGATTGGCTTGAAGTCTTTTACTCAGCGCCTTGTTTAGGGGCTGAAAAAGCCACCCTTGATGCCTTAGTAGAAAGCACAAACTATGAAGGCGGCAATAGCACGCTAGTATTAGATGAAAGCGACCTAAACCGTCTTCACATGAGCCTTCTAAAAGCCGGTAACATTGAACAAGCAGAATTGGCTTCTCGCCTAAAAGCATCGACCCAACCAATTATTCTATGTGTATTGGCGTCAGATGAAGCACCCAGCAACCCTGCTGAAGTCTACTTGAAGCTGCAACTTATCTCTCATCGTTTAGTTAAACCGCACAGCACAGTGTTAGACGGCATGTTCGGATTGTTGGTTAACACAGCTTGGACCAACGAAGGTCCTATTGATGTTCGCGAACTCGCTGACCGTCAACTAAGCGCTCGTATGGAAGGTCGCACTATTGAAGTATTCAGTGTGGATAAATTCCCTAAAATGCTTAACTTTGTTGTACCCGCTGGCATTCGTGTTGGTGATGCCGCACGTATCCGCCTTGGCGCTCACTTAGGTGAAGGTACCACAGTGATGCACGAAGGCTTTGTAAATTTCAATGCCGGTACGTTGGGCACCAGCATGGTTGAAGGCCGTATTTCAGCTGGCGTTGTGGTTGGTAATGGCTCTGACTTAGGCGGCGGTTGTTCAACTATGGGCACCCTATCTGGTGGCGGCAATATTGTCATCGGTGTCGGTGAACAATGTTTGATCGGCGCCAACGCCGGTATCGGCATCGGTCTTGGTGATCGCTGTACGGTTGAATCTGGCCTGTACATCACAGCAGGTTCTAAGGTAACCGTACTGGACGAGAACAACCAAATTGTCTCTACGGTTAAAGCTCGTGACCTGTCTGGTCAATCTGATCTATTGTTCCGTCGCAACTCAGAAACAGGTGCAATTGAATGCAAAACCAATAAGACAGCCATTGCTTTAAACGAAGCATTGCACGCACATAACTAGTTTTTAATGAGTCAAATTGTGGCGCTTTAATATGACGTTAAAGCGCCATCTTTTTATCCTCAATATTATGGGAGTCCGTCATGCTGAATATTTATGGCATTAAAAATTGCGACACGATGAAAAAAGCTTTTCGCTGGCTTGATGAGCACCAAGTGGAATATCAATTCCATGATTACAAAAAAGAAGGCGTAAATGCAGAACTTGCCGCTGCCTGGGTGGCTAAATTAGGTTGGGAAGCCGTCATTAATAAACGCGGCACAACTTGGCGCAAGTTAACCGATGACGTTAAAGATAATATGAGCGAAAGCAATGCCGTGACACTTATGCTTGAGCAACCTTCGCTGATTAAACGCCCACTTATTGTGAAAAACGAAGAGGTCTACTTAGGGTTTAATGCAGAGCATTACGCTCAAACCTTAATCTAACGTAGAACTGGGGTATAAATGCGCGGCGTTTCTTTTCTCTGAGTCATAGGCGTAACGGTTGGTGTGTATCCTGAAGTCGATACATCTGAACGAATCACGGGAACGAAAAAAGATTCCTGAACAACAGGTTGTGGTCCGAAAATACTGCAACCAGCCACGATAGAACTCAATAAAATGACAACACCTAACTTCATAATCCCACCTTTATACAAATCTCCTGTTATAGTAACAGAATCTTTTATAAAGTAGCTAAAACCAACACAAAGGTAAAGAATGTCTGACTTGTCTCCTACCCTAAAACTTGCCATCGATCTTATTTCACGCCCTTCCGTCACACCAGAAGACGCTGGCTGCCAAGAGGTTATGATCCAGCGCCTCGAAAAGCTTGGTTTTAAGGTCGAAAAAATGCCTTTTGGAAAGGTGAAAAACTTTTATGCAAAACGCGGAGACTCGGGACCAAACCTTTGTTTCGCTGGTCATACAGACGTAGTACCAACCGGTCCTGAAAGTGAATGGAAAGTTCCACCTTTCCAGCCAGAAATCATTGATGGCATGCTTTACGGACGTGGTGCCGCTGATATGAAAGGCAGCTTAGCCGCCATGGTTACAGCGGTGGAAAACTTTGTACAAGCCCACCCAAATCATCCGGGACAAATCTCCTTCCTCATTACCAGTGACGAAGAAGGTCCCTTTGTTGATGGCACTACACGAGTCGTCGACGCCTTAATGGAACGCAATGAAAAAGTCGATTGGTGTATTGTTGGTGAACCATCCAGTACGAAACAACTTGGTGACATTATCAAAAATGGCCGTCGTGGTTCGTTTAGCGGTGATCTCACTGTCTATGGTAAACAAGGTCATGTTGCCTACCCTCATCTGGCCGTCAACCCGATTCACCTAGCTGCACCCGCTCTAGCGGAAATGGCTAATACACATTGGGATAATGGCAATGACTTCTTCCCGCCGACCAGCTTTCAAGTCTCTAATATCCAAGCAGGCACAGGTGCAACCAATGTTGTTCCAGGTACACTAAAGGCACAATTCAATTTCCGTTTCTCGTCTGAACTGGATTTTGACGCCTTAAAAGAACGCGTGTTAAGCATTCTTGAGCAACATCAATTGGAATACCATATTGACTGGACTTACAATGGCCTTCCCTTCCTAACCAAACCTGGCGAACTGGTTGATGCCATGATAAAGGCAATTGAAACAAACGCTGGCATCACACCAGAACTATCCACTTCTGGCGGCACTTCAGATGGTCGCTTTATCGCTAAGATGGGCGCTCAGGTTGTTGAACTTGGACCAATTAACGCCACCATTCATCAGATCAACGAATGTGTAGACGCCAACAGCCTAGAACAGCTATCCAATGTATATTCTGGTATTTTAGAAAATCTATTTGTGAAGACAAAATAACGATTCAGCAATGAAAGAAAAAATCCACCGATTAGCCATGAAGCTAGGCAACAGCCCAAAACTCGCCTTGATCAAAATGATTCAAGGCGGCTTGCTTTTTGTTTTTGGTGTTTTGATGCTGATGGTATCTGACCGAGTATTAAGCGAATCACTCACACAAGAAATCATTGCTTTGTTTGGTTTGATCTTAGCAAGCTGTGGTGTTATCTGGACAATGGCTGGCTATCTATCAATGAGCGTCTTAAGGATTTATCATATGCTACAAAAAAGAGATGAAGACGATGCAAACTGACATCGAAATTTACCTACTATCCTGCCCAACTGACAAGATTATCAGCTGGCTAGAAGGCGAGTTCAACGTCATTGAGAAAAAGCAGCCTACAGCGGTCTGCACTAAGCTCACCTTCGAATATCAACAGGCAGACATCAAGGTCACCATCTTAGAACAAGCCGCAGGAAAGCGCTTTACGTCTGTTTGGTTTGACTCTGATAAAACCCCCTGGGAAGACGATATGGCTTGTGCTAGACAAGCCTTCTCCAGCCTAAATTGTGAAGTCCGCTGCAATTATCAAGGATGGGAAGAAGCTGGCGAACAAGACCCTGACCAGTGGTGGCGAATCAACCAACAGGGCGAAGGACCATTCATTTGGACATGATATCGCTGAACACCCACAAGGTAAAAGCGCACTAAGAAAATAAGAGTAGAGAGACCGTAATGCAAGTAACACTTTTGAAAGGCAAACTTCATATGGCCAGCGTTACCCAAGCTGAGCTTTGGTACGATGGTTCATGTGCGATCGACAAAGACCTAGTTGAATTAGCTGGTTTTCGTGAATTTGAAAAAATCGATATTTATAATGTTGATAATGGCGAACGCTTCCATACCTACGTCATCCTAGCCGAATCAGGTTCAGGCACCATCTCCATGAATGGCGCTGCAGCACGTCGCGTACAAGTGGGTGACCGTGTCATCATTGCCGCTTACGGCCAACTTGATGAATCTGAAGCTGATCAATTTAAGCCCAAGCTAGTCTATCTAAAAGAAGGCAACATTGTTGAGCGCTCGACCAACACCATTCCAATGCAAAAAGACTAAGCTAGCATTTTAAAAAAATGTATCCGGCAGACAAAAAAATCCCAGCCTAAAGACTGGGATTTTTTATTGAATATCGAACTTATAAAGACGCTAACGCGGCTTCATAGTTAGGCTCATCAGCCGTCTCAGCTACTTGCTCTGAGTAAAGCACCTTGCCAGACTCATCCAATACAACAACCGAACGGGATAACAGACCCGCCAGTGGACCGTTAGCAAAAGCCAAACCATAGTCCGCTCCAAAAGCAGAACGGAAGCTAGAACCCGTATCAACATTATCAATGCCTTCAGCGCCACAAAAACGAGCTGCCGCAAAAGGCAAATCCGCAGACACACAAATCACATTAACGCCCTTTAGCGCCGCCGCGGATTCGTTGAACTTGCGAACGGATGTTGCACAAGTTGGTGTGTCGATAGATGGAAAAATATTTAATACTAATTTAGCGCCTTGGTAATCGGCTAGCGTCGTCTCAGACAGATCCGTTTTAACCAATTTAAAATCAGGAGCCTGAGATCCAACAGCAGGTAAAGTACCTACTGTCTCAAAAGGATTTCCTTTCAATGTTACCTGAGCCATATTCGCCTCTTAAAATTCAATCGCGACAATTAGCCGCGAACAATGGATACGTTTTCAGCTTGCTTACCTTTCTCACCTTCAGTGACGTAAAAGCGAACAAGTTGACCTTCAACTAGGAATCGACGGCCACGACCACGAATCGCACGGTAGTGAACAAAGACATCGTCACCGTTTTCCATGGTTAAAAAACCAAAGCCTTTTGAAGAATTAAACCACTTCACAGTACCCTGCTCACGGTCGTCATCGTCATCTTCATGGCCAGCTGAACCTGACACTCGAATTTGATTTACCATAGTACCAAGGTAAACCGATACTAGAACAAAACCAAAATACACTAGGTAGTTTGTTGCAATGTCTTCTTTTAAAACCCCTGCAATTAGCAATGGCACAATAAGTGCGATAACTAAGCTAACAATAAAAGCACGCAATGAAAAAAAACCGGTACTTGACGTACCTTGACTCGAAAAATTATCTTGATGATCATTCATAACAATATATCTCTTATCTCATTAAATAGTATTGTGATGCAAAATCGGCCGAATAAAGCCAACTTCGTGTTAGTAAAAGTGAATAAATAGATATTTTTACCAAACTCTTTCTTAAATGCCATGTGAAGCCAATAAAGATGAGAGTAAAATACCAACATCCTATCAATAGGCAATTTTCACGCCATTCTTACTTTATAAATGACCGCGACATAAGTCATGCAATTTTTTAGAGAATGACTGTAAAAATATGAGCTTAGCTTAATAAGACTAACACACAGAAGGCCCCTATGAATACCTCACAACTCAATCTACGTATCGATGAATTAGAGATTAAAGCACAGTTTCAAGAAGAGACAATTGATAGTTTAAACCAGGCGCTGATTCAGCAACAAAAAGACATGTTAATATTGAAAGAACAGTTAGGTTTGTTTGCAAAACAATTGGAAACTTATCGACAACAACAATCCATTAATGACAATGAAACACCGCCACATTATTAATGGCTAGTTCTCGTATTAGGGAAGGTCAAGTGATTTCAAAACATACACATCGAAGCGACCAGATTTACCATCTAATTGATAAGTCGGTTCTTCACCATTAAGGTAAGGTGCGCCTTTTGGTCGCTTCACAACCACTCGATACTTGGCCCGTTGCTTCGCTTCGGCTAACAACCGATCGGCATCGTCGTCTTTGCCAATCAAGTCGCGAAAAAATGCCATCTCTTTCTTAGCCGCAGCGGAAGATTTCTCGGTATGAGGATACATAGGGTCAAGGTAGACCACATCGAACACCGCGGCCTCATCCATCTCTGTAATATCACCGACTTGCAATGTCATCTTAGCAGTAATTTCAGCCACCTCAGCATGTATCGACGCGCGATATAAGCCATCTTCCAACATCTGACGCACAAAGCCTACACGTTCGCACAAGCTAACCTCACACCCCAAACAGGCCAGCACAAAAGCATCACGCCCCAAGCCAGCCGTCGCGTCTAAGACCGATAATTGATTGCGTTTATTTAACCCCACAGCCTTAGCTATGTCCTGACCTTTACCGCCACCAAAACGTCGTCTGTGATCGGCCGCCCCAGAAGTAAAATCAACGAAGACAGGTTTAGGCGCCCCCTTGCCCGTTTTGGCAATCGCCACCCCTTGAGCACTTTTTAGTAAAAGATAATCGTATTCGGTAGCGAATTTGAGCTCTTTTTTCAGAAAAACATAAGGTAGACGCAATTGTTGTGACAAGGCTTTCACCTCGCTGATGAATGAAGACTCATTTGTCGCAACAGCAATAGAACTTGGCATAAACGCTCCCCAATGAAGCACAATCCCAACAGAGTTAGGCGTAAACCATCAATAAAAGAATCACACCCAACACAAGGCGATAAATAAAGAATGGGAAGAAACCTATGGTATTTAACCATTTTAAAAACAGGTAAATACATAAATATGCACTGATGGCAGATAAAATCACACCCATGATAAGACTAGACCAATCCACAACAATAGCCGAAGACATTAGTTCAATCAGCTTTAAACTACCGGCTGCGGTAATAAGAGGGATGGAAAGTAAAAATGAAAAGCGTGCTGAGGTTTCACGATTAAATCCCAAGCTGCGAGCCGCAGTCATGGTAATACCAGATCGAGACGTTCCTGGAATCAAGGCCAAAGCCTGAGCCAAACCTATCGCAAGCACACTGTTTAAAGCAAAATCTCTCTGAGTTTTATTTGAGTGTCCAAAACGATCAGCAAGCCACAGTAATACACCGAAACCGATTGTGGTATAAGCAATCACTTCGATAGACCGCAAGTGCGTGCTGATAAAGTCATCAAACACCAACCCAGCAATACAGGCAGGAATCGTTGCAAGCACAATCCACCAGGCCAACTGACTATCATTACTGCAACCTTTACCAGAAACAGAACCTACCCAAGCGCAAATAATCTTCCATAAATCACTTCGGAAGTACCAGATTATGGCCATTAAAGTACCAACGTGCACAGCCACATCAAAGGCCAATCCTTGATCGGGCCAATCCAATAATTGCGCTGGGAGAATAAGATGAGCTGAGCTGGAGATAGGCAAAAATTCTGTTAAACCCTGAATTAAGGCCAGAAATACAATGTGGTACCACAACATCTTAACGCTTTCCTATACGAGGAGCCTGCTTTTCCCAGGTAATTTCATCTCTTAAATAAGTCGGAATCGCGTCATACGCGGAAACCACTTCCCCTTTCGCCAATTTGATGGCGGCCAATTCAGCAATACAAGCCGCTCGTGGCGCTAAATCGTCAAGTACATGAGACGGCGCTTCAGGCAACAAAGACACTAATCTTTCCTCATAGCACCAACCAGAACCCACACCGCTAAAGGCTTGCTTGAATTTAGGTAATTCATCCGGTTTTGATACAGCTTCAGGTAGCAAACACTCAACTTGATAACCTTGAGCATTTTTATCGACTCGATAGCCCGCCATGTAAATTTCACCCATGCGAGCATCCAATGCAGCCAACCAATAAGCTTGACTGGTTTTTTGGAACCCTTCTAGTGCCAAGGCTTCTAATGTCGACACTGGTACAACTGGCAAATCCGCACCAAAAGCAAGCCCTTGAACCACACCCGCACTAATACGGAGCCCAGTAAAGGAACCTGGACCACGTCCAAAGGCAATGGCATCCAAATCGGATAAAGTAAGTTCAGCTTGTTGCAGAAGCTGATCTACCATAGGTAAGATCAGATCATTGTGCAGACGCGGCGCCATGCGAAAATCTTCCAACACAACACCATCAATATTCAACGCCACAGAGCATGCTGGCGTTGACGTATCTAATGCTAAAATGGTGGTCATTGAAACATTAAGCCTGTAACGCAGTTAATAGGTTTTGCTTAATCACATTCAGATCACCAACACCGTTCACCTTGACGAACTTAGGCGCATTCACCGAATCGGCTTTTAACCAATCTTGATAGTAACCAATCAGTGGTGCCGTTTGATCATGGTACACCCCTAAACGCTTACGAACGGTTTCTTCTGTGTCGTCAGCACGTTGAATAAGCTCTTCGCCAGTCACATCGTCTTTGCCCGCTACTTTTGGTGGATTGTAAACAAGATGATAACTACGACCAGACGCTTCATGTACTCGACGTCCACTCATGCGCTGTACAATTTCTTCATCAGCCACATCAATTTCAACAACATAATCAATTTTGACGCCCGCATCTTTCAATGCATCCGCTTGTGGAATGGTACGCGGGAAACCATCAAACAAAGCACCATTAGCACAATCATCTTGTGTTAGACGCTCTTTTACTAGACCAATAATAATGTCATCAGAAACCAGCTGACCTGCATCCATGACGGCTTTTGCTTTTAAACCAAGTTCGCTTCCTGCTTTTACAGCAGCACGTAACATATCACCTGTCGAGATTTGAGGAATACCAAACTCTTCGGTAATAAACTGAGCCTGAGTCCCTTTACCTGCACCTGGCGCACCTAATAGAATTACTCGCATAATAAAGTCTCCAAAAGACAGCGTTAACTAAATTGCATGATTGGCTGACACAATAAGACTAAAACGCGCCCATTTGGTCACGATAAAAAGTGTACAGACAAACTATTTGCATATTAAAAAATTGAATGGCCGCCAAGCATACCCAAGCCGCCCTTCCTTTTGCAAATTTACCTGCCTTTTTTTGTCATTTTCTTACCCATAGTGAGTATTTTTTAATCTTTTAGGTAGATTAGCCTGTATTTTGCATACCGCTGGCAATGCCTGCCATGGTAATCATCAAGGCTTTATTCACTTCTGCATTTTCTTCATCACGACGACTGCGAAACAAAAGCTCAGCCTGCAAATAATGCAATGGGTCAATATAAGGATTCCGCACATCAATCGACTGACGTATGGTTTTATTGTCTTCGATCAAACGCTCTTGCTGTTTCAGTTTCTTCACCAAATCACTGACTTGACTAAGCTTGCCTCGTAACAATCTACCTAAGCCTTGAAGCTCTTCAGGCACCAGACGCTTTTCATAGTATTCTGCAATCTCAGGTTCAGCTTTGGCTAAGACCATATCCAGCATGTCTAGATAAGCACCAAAAAAAGGCCATTTTTCGTGCATCTCACGAAGCTTGTCCAAATTACCAGACTCTATGCCTTGCTCAATCGCGCTTTCAGCCCCTAGCCAAGCAGGTAACATCAGGCGAATTTGCATCCAGGCAAAAATCCATGGAATTGCCCGTAAACTTTCTACGCCACCATCCAAACGACGTCGAGCAGGTCTTGAACCGAGAGGCAATTTCGCCAACTCCTGTTCCGGCGTCGTCGCGCGAAAATAAGGTACGAAGTCTTCATGACCACGAACAATTGAGCGATATTGATTCATGCCAACTTCAGCCATTTCATCCATAATGGCACGCCATTCTTCTTTTGGCGGCTCAGCGGGTATCAAAGTAGCCTCCATGACCGCAGAACAATAAAGCTCTAACGAGCGCACTGCGATGTCAGGAATACCAAATTTAAAACGAATCATTTCACCTTGTTCTGTGACTCGAATCGCGCCATTCACCGAGCCAGGTGGCTGCGATAAAATCGCCACATGAGCTGGGCCGCCGCCACGTCCCACAGTACCACCGCGGCCATGGAATAAGGTTAGATGAATGCCATGCTTCTGACACAGTCGCGTCAGGGCTTCCTGAGCACGATATTGTCCCCAAGTAGCCGCAATTTGACCAGCATCCTTAGCAGAGTCGGAATAACCGATCATAACTTCTTGACGACCGTTTATGTAGGATTTGTACCAAGGCATGGAAAGCAGCTGCTCAATAATGGGTTCCGCATTATCCAAATCCGCCAAGGTTTCAAATAAGGGCACGATTCGCATGGGGAAGCTCACCCCAGACTCTTTCAGCATCAAAGCAACCGCCAACACATCAGAAGGTGCACTGGCCATTGAAATCACGTAGGAACCAAACGAACTTTGATCTCCTTGCGCTATCATAGCAAAGGTATCTAACACCTCTTTCACTTCGTCTGTGGGTGACCAATCCAGCGGTAACAAAGGGCGCTTAGAATTCAATTCCGCCAATAAGAACGCCTGACGAGACGCCTCATCCCATTCAGCATAATCCCCAAGCCCATAAAATCGAGTAATGGCTGATAAAGTGTCAATGTGTCGCGCCGAATCTTGACGAACATCCAAACGCA
Coding sequences within it:
- the ppc gene encoding phosphoenolpyruvate carboxylase codes for the protein MSDRQASLRENVRLLGDCLGESMSNHLGEGFLEKVENIRLLSKDGRQSGDSAALIDALEALDDKEIVPVARAFNQFLNLSNIAEQYHRVHRRRTNESLGVYHNPVGDLLERLAKQNYTSEQMIEALQGQSIELVLTAHPTEVVRRSLIRKYDNISSELEALDKDNILPLEETKHIRRLKEIITQAWHTDEIREERPTPVDEAKWGFAVIEQSLWQAVPRFFRQLDEQFSEHSQQEHLPLDLAPIRFATWMGGDRDGNPNVTHKVTKEVALLARWMAADLYIKDLNVLRSEFSMTQCNDALRARVGDSAQPYREVLRHLEMKMHKTKNWAKACLDGNPVSDEGVFLNSEELISDLVLCYQSLLDSGMKVIANGSLLDLIRCAATFGMTLVRLDVRQDSARHIDTLSAITRFYGLGDYAEWDEASRQAFLLAELNSKRPLLPLDWSPTDEVKEVLDTFAMIAQGDQSSFGSYVISMASAPSDVLAVALMLKESGVSFPMRIVPLFETLADLDNAEPIIEQLLSMPWYKSYINGRQEVMIGYSDSAKDAGQIAATWGQYRAQEALTRLCQKHGIHLTLFHGRGGTVGRGGGPAHVAILSQPPGSVNGAIRVTEQGEMIRFKFGIPDIAVRSLELYCSAVMEATLIPAEPPKEEWRAIMDEMAEVGMNQYRSIVRGHEDFVPYFRATTPEQELAKLPLGSRPARRRLDGGVESLRAIPWIFAWMQIRLMLPAWLGAESAIEQGIESGNLDKLREMHEKWPFFGAYLDMLDMVLAKAEPEIAEYYEKRLVPEELQGLGRLLRGKLSQVSDLVKKLKQQERLIEDNKTIRQSIDVRNPYIDPLHYLQAELLFRSRRDEENAEVNKALMITMAGIASGMQNTG